The segment CGTCCCGGAGGACGCGGTTCTCGACGCCGTCGGTGCCGTACCACTCGTCGAGCTGGGCGTCGAGCGCGTCGGCGTCCAGGTACTCGCCGTACGCGGCGTGGTAGGCGGCGCGGGCGACGCGCTGGATGCCGGCGACGTCGTCGAACGTCGCCGGCCGGATCGTCACGGCCGGATGCATGATCGAAACGACGACCGTCGGCGTGAAAAGCGGTTCCCCGGCGTGGGAGGGGTCGCGCACGATGCCGGGCGCTGAGTGACGACCCTGTTGAAGTTCGGCGGCGAGAGGGTCGAAACGGCGGCGAGAGAGGGTCGAGAAGTGGGCACGGACGGAGTCGAACCGTCGGCCTCTTCCTTGTAAGGGAAGCGTCATGACCAACTAGACCACGTGCCCGCAGTCGACGAGAGCGGACCCGTGGTCCTAACGCTTTCGCTCTCTTCCCAAGCGCTTTCTCCGTGGAGGGCGTCGGGTCGAACGGACTCGTGGATCGAGAACGATGGTGGCAGCTGGCCGTCCTCGGCGTGATCGTGGTGCTCGTCGCACTGGTGTTGTTCCAGTCGGGAGCGTTCGCGGTGCCGTGGGCGACGGACCGCGACGCGGGCGCGGTAACGGTATCGGACGCAGAGTCGGGGGCGTCGACGTGCGTCGCGGTCGAGGTCGCGGACACGCGCCCGGAGCGGTTCACGGGATTGAGCGAGCACGACTCGCTCGCGAACGGGAGCGGGATGTGGTTCGTGCACGATAGCGAGGAGAACGTGACGTACGTGATGCGCGAGATGAGTTTCCCGATCGACATCGTGTTCGTGAGTGCGGACGGGCGCGTGACGTCGGTGGCGTCGCTCCGAGCGCCCGAGGCGGGCGAGGACGGCGAGTCGATCCGGGCGTCGGGGCGCGCGAAGTGGGTGCTCGAGGTCCCCCGTGGCTACGCGGCCGCGAACGGCATCGACGAGGGCGACCGCGTCGACGTGACGTACGGAACGACCGAGTGCACCGCGTAACTGTCCGAACGACCGAGTGCACCGCGTGACTGACGGACGGCCGACCGCTCGACGGAACGGTCGGCGACGCGGCCCTGACGGGAACACCGGCCAGATGTGTTAACGAACCTCACGGCCGCTTTTTGTACTGTGGTTCGGATTCCGGTGCGTGCTCGTCGAATCGTGACGATAAGCCGTCCACGACCCCCGCAGTTGTTTCGAAACGTAATAAGTCATAAGCGTTCGTAGACACAGATACGAAGCAATGGAACTCGACGACGCCGACGACGACCCGTTCGAAGAACAACGAGAGCAAGCCGAGAACCCGATGAAGCGGCTGTTCCTCGAGTACGGTGCCGAGAACAGGCTCGCGTTCGTCGTCGGGCTCTTCTCCAGCGTGGTCGCGCGCCTCCTCGACCTCATGCCGCCGGTCATCCTCGCGATGGCGCTCGACACGACGTTCAACCCCGACGGCGACCAGGCGTTCTCGATCTGGCTCGTCCCCGACGCGTGGCTGCCGACGGAGCCAGGCGCGCAGCTCACGCTCTCCGCGGGCATCATCGCGGTCGCGTTCCTCGGTGGTGCGGGCTTCCACTGGACGCGCAACTGGGGGTGGAACAGCTTCGCGCAGCACATCCAGCACGAGGTGCGGACGGACACGTACGACAAGATGCAGCGGTTGAACATGGACTTCTTCGCGGACAAGCAGACCGGGGAGATGATGTCCATCCTCAGCAACGACGTGAACCGCCTGGAGCGGTTCCTGAACGACGGAATGAACTCCGCGTTCCGGCTGAGCGTGATGGTGCTCGGTATCGCCGCCATCCTCTTCTACTACAACTGGCAGCTGGCGTTCGTCACGCTCGTCGTCGTCCCCCTCATCGGATTCACGACGTACAAGTTCGTGAACATCATCCAGCCGAAGTACGCCGACGTGCGGTCGTCGGTCGGCGCGCTGAACTCGCGCCTAGAGAACAACCTCGGCGGCGTCCAGGTCATCAAGACGTACAACACGGAGAACTTCGAGTCCGACCGCGTCGACGACGTCTCGCAGGACTACTACGACGCGAACTGGGACGCGATCAACACCCGGATCAAGTTCTTCCCTGCGCTCCGCGTGCTCGCGGGCGTCGGGTTCGTCGTGACGTTCTTCGTCGGCGGCGTCTGGGTGTTCGACACGCTCTCCGGGAACGCGGGGCCGTGGTTCTTCACGGGGACGCTCTCGCCGGGGGAGTTCGTCGCGTTCATCCTCCTCAGCCAGCGGTTCATCTGGCCGATGGCGCAGTTCGGGCAGATCATCAACATGTACCAGCGCGCTCGAGCGTCCAGCGAACGCATCTTCGGGTTGATGGACGAGCCCTCGCAGATCGCGGAGGACCCGGACGCCGACGACCTCGTGGTCGACGACGGCGAGGTCGTGTACGACGACGTCTCGTTCGGGTACGACGAGGAGACCATCGTCGAGGACATCAGTTTCGAGGTCGACGGCGGCGACACGCTCGCGCTCGTCGGCCCGACCGGCGCCGGCAAGTCAACGGTCCTCAAGCTCCTGCTGCGGATGTACGACGTCGACGAGGGTGCGATCGAGATCGACCACCAGGACCTGCGCGACGTCTCCATCCCGAGTCTCCGCCAGCACATCGGGTACGTGAGCCAGGACACGTTCCTGTTCTACGGGACCGTGGCGGAGAACATCACGTACGGGTCGTTCGACGCGGACCGCGAGGACGTCGTGGAGGCGGCGAAGATGGCGGAAGCGCACGAGTTCATCCAGAAGCTCCCCGAGGGCTACGACACGGAGGTCGGCGAGCGCGGCGTGAAGCTCTCGGGCGGGCAACGCCAGCGCATCTCCATCGCGCGCGCCATCCTGAAGGACCCGAGCCTGCTCGTCCTCGACGAGGCCACGAGCGACGTGGACACGGAGACGGAGATGCTCATCCAGCGCTCCATCGACGACCTCGCCGAGGACCGCACGACGTTCGCGATCGCGCACCGCCTGTCGACGATCAAGGACGCCGACCAGATCGTCGTCCTCGAGGACGGCCGCATCGTCGAACGCGGCACGCACGACGACCTCATCTCGAACGACGGCCTCTACGCGCACCTCTGGGGCGTCCAGGCCGGCGAGATCGACGAACTGCCCGAGGAGTTCGTCGAACGCGCGAAGAACCGCGAGAACCGGATCGAAGTCGAACAGGACGATTGAACTGACTTATTAGCATACGGCGGCCGCCAGGCCGCCGTTTCCTGTTGTCCGCTTTGACTCACTGGCATACGGCGGTCGCCAGGCCGCCGTGTCTTCGCGCTCTCCGACTGAGTAGCATACGCCGGCCGCTCGACCGGCGTTTCATCTCGCTGAATCAGGAACGTACGCCGGCCTCTCGGCCGGCGTTTCTCCTCGTTCTACCTGATTCGCAGTGTGCGGTGACTGCCTGGATGAGTGTGGTTAGCGCCAGTCGTCGAGGTCGACGACGGCGTTGGCGTCGATGGTGAGCCAGTTGGTGACGAGGTCGGTGGCGTGGGCGCGGGCGGGGGCGGGGCAGATGGTGCAGCGGCGGCCGTCGATGGTGTCCTCGTGGAGTGTGACGAGTCCGGGGTCGTCGGTCGTCGAGTCGGTGGTGGATGCGTGGGCGTCGTCGTGCTCGAGTTCGGTGCTGGGGTCGGCGTTCGGGTTGGATGCGGGCATGGGCTCTGGTCTCGGTCGAACGTTGGCCGCGTACTGGCGTATAAAAGTGCGGTCGTTCTCGACTGGCTGGAGCGCGTCGTCTGAGCGTGGATGAGGCGGGTGTGGCGACGAAGCGACGGTTCGAGGTGGAGTGGTGTGCGTCGCGAGGTGTGCGTTGCGAGGCGTGCGTTTCTTGCGGGCCGGGGGCGACGTGTGGAGCATGGATGTCGCGGATGCGACGTGGACGGACGTGCGCGACGCCGACCCGGACGTCGGGGTCGTCCCGGTCGGGAGCACGGAACAGCACGGGCCGCACGCGCCGCTGGGGACGGATACCGTCGCGGCGGAGGCGGTGGCGGCGGCGGGCGTTGAGGCCTACGAGACGGCGGACGACGCGCCCGTGGCGCTCGCCCCCGCGATCCCGGTCGGGGTCGCCGAAGAGCACCGCGCGTTCGCGGGGACGCTGTGGGTGTCGCCGGACACGTTCCGGGCGTACGTCCGGGATACCGTCGAGAGCCTCGCGAGTCACGGCGTCGACGCGGTCGTCCTCGTGAACGGCCACGGCGGGAACGTCGACGCGCTCCGGGAGGTGTGCGCTCGCGTCTCCCGCGACGACGTCGCGGACGCGGCGGCGTTCACGTGGTTCGACGTGGTGAACGCGGACGTCCCGATGGGGCACGGCGGCGGCCGGGAGACGGCGTTGCTTCGACACGTCGCACCGCACCTCGTGCGTGAGGACCGCGTCCAGCAGGCCGCGGAGGGCGCGAGCACGCGCTGGGGCGACTGGGTCGGAGGCGTGAACGTCGCGAACGACGCTGACGCGTTCACCGCGAACGGCGTCGTCGGCGACCCGCGGGACGGGGACGCCGAGCTGGGCGCGGCGATGCTGGACGACGCGGCGAGTTCGCTCGCGGACGTCCTGCGCGCGCTCGCCGACCGGGACTGAGTTCGAGCGACCGACCGCGTTCGTGCCGCCGGCCGCTCGAGGGCATCGACGGTCACGCGGACGTCGAGTCGGCGTCGCAGTCGGCGTCGGCCGACAGTGCGGCGACGCCGCGACCGACGAGGACGGTGGCGACGAGGAGGACGCCGAGACCGGCGACCGCCGCGACCGGGCCGAGCGCGTCCGCGACGACGCCGCCGAGTGGTTTGAGGACGAACCGGACGGTCCCGTAGCACATCGCGGCCGCCGAGAGCACGGTCGCGCGCCCCAGCGAGTTCACGTGGTCGTTCAGGTAGCCGCTCGCGACCGGCGCGACGACCTCGCGTCCGGCCTTCATGACGACGAACGCGGGCATCGCGACGACAGGCGCGAGTACGGCGGGCGCGACGAGGAGGGCGCCGACGACGAGCGGGACGACAACGAGCGCGGTCGTCCGCCCGAGCGCGCGCTCGATCCGGTCGGCGTTGTAGCTCGCAACCGCAGCGACGAGCGAGAACCCCGTGTAGAACGGGCCGAGTGCTGTCTCGGAGAGTCCGACGCGCCGGACCGCGATGGGCTGGATGTAGGTGTCGGCCGCGCCGACGACGCCGAAGAACAGCGCGAGGCCGACGACGACCGACCGCACTGGCGGCGTCAGGAGTTGCGCGCGGACGACGCGCGCCGCCTCGCGGACGCCGAGGCGGTCGTCGCTCGAACCGGCCGTCTGGTCGGACGCGCTCCCGCCGCGGTCGACGCGCGGCATCGCGAGGAGCACCGGGATGCCGGCGGCGTTGACGGTGCCGCCGACCCAGAACGGGAGCGTCGGGTCGAGCGCGTACAGCGCGCCGGCGCCGAGCATCGTCGCGGCGCTGACGGTCATGTTGACGGCGCCGCCGCGACCGCGGACGCGCGTGTACGCCGACTCGTCGAGGCGCTGCGCGAGGACGTCGTAGAGCCAGGCGTCGCCGGCGCCGGACGTGAACGCGCCGCCGACCGCCCAGACCGCGTACACCGCGACGAACCCGGGGAACGACTGGACGACTGCGAGCCCGTACACGGACGCGGCGCGCAGTACGGCACCGAGGAGGAGGCTGTTCCGGCGGCCGACGCGGTCGCCGACGTACCCCGTCGGGACCTCGCCGACGACGCCGACGCCCGCCGAGAGCGACCCCAGGAGCGCGATCTGCGTGTAGTTGAGGTCCCGCGAGAGCAGGAAGACGGTGAAGATCGGCCAGAAGAACCCGAAGGTCGCCGTCGCCTGGTACGCGTAGTACTTCGCGACGAGCGCTGGCGGGCGACGCATCGATACCACCGACGGGGTCGGGGTTTGTAGGCGTAATCTACCCCGCGTTTTAGTAGACTATCCGATACGAACCGATTTGGGAGTGGGACCGAGATTGGAGGTATGGTCGCGGACGACGGAACGGAGACCGGGGAGCAGTCGAACGCGGACGCGTTCGCGCTCGTCGGCAACGAGCACCGCGCCGCCATCCTGCGGGCGCTCCTTTCCGCGCACGCCGACCCGGAGACGCCGTACCCGACGCCGTTCGCCGTACTCCGCGAGCGCGCGGGCGTTGCGGTCTCCTCGCAGTTCGCGTACCACCTCGACGAGCTCGTCGGTGCGTTCGTCGCGAAGACCGGCGACGGCTACCGGCTCAGGTACGCCGGGTGGAAGGCCGCCGCCGCGCTCGCCGCCGGCACCTACGCCGACCAGCCCGCGTTCGGCCCCACCGGCGTCGACGGCGCGTGCCCGCACTGTCGAGCGAGCGCGCTGCACGCGAGCTACGGCGACGCCTGGCTCACCGTCGCGTGCCACGGCTGCGAGCGCGTCCTCGCGCGCTACCCGTTCCCGCCCGGTCCCGCCGCCGACCGCCTCCGCGACGACGGCGTCGACGGCCTCCTCTACGCGTTCGACCGGCGCGTCCGCTCGCACTTCGCGCTCGCCGCCGACGGCGTCTGCCCCGAGTGCGCCGGACGGACGACGAGAGGGCTCGAGGTCGTCGCCGACCCCGACGAGACGGCGCCGACCGCGACCCGCGGCGACGGACACGCCCTGGAGGCGGTCGCGGACTGCGAGCAGTGCGGGAACCACCTCGCGTTCCCCGTCGGCCTCCTCGCGCTCGAGGACCCCGACGTCGCCGCGGCGCTCGCCGACCGCGGCCTCGACCCCGGGACGACCCCGTTCTGGGAGCTCCCCGTCCTCGACGACGACGCCGTCACCGCGAGCGGCACCGACCCGCTCGAAGCGACCGTCGCAGTACGCGGATTCGACGCGGCGGACATCAGCGACGCTCCCGACGTCGTCCACGTCGTCGTCACCGCCGACCTCGACGTCCGCGTCACCGAGGACCACTGACCCCGAATTGGTTCGCAAGAGTCCGGATCCGTCGAAATAGTCCGCGAGAGCGCCGGCGAGCGCCCGTCGCCGAGTCGGGGTGGATTTCCGTCGACTCTCAGAGCGAGACCTGTTCGGTCTCGACGCTGACGCCGTTCCGGACGTTGTCCAGCAGCGGCGACGTTTCCTCCACCACCTCCCGGAGCTCCTCGAGTTCCTCCGGCGAGGCGTCTGACTCCACGTACACCGTGCAGTTCACGTGCTCGTACCCGGGGCGGACGTCCTCGGAGATGCCGAGGAACCCCTGGAGGTTGACGTCGCCGTCTAGCTCCAGCCTCAGCGAGTCCAGCTCGATCCCCATGCCGGCGGCGTGTGCCGCGTACCCGACGGTCAGGCACGACCCGATGGCCGAGAGCAGGAGCTCGACCGCATTCGGCCCCGTCCGGTCGCCGAGGATCTCTTCCGGTTCGTCGCCCTCGATCTCGAACGTCCGCGTGTGGATCGTCTCGCCCGCCTGGTCGAAGTCGTCGATCCGCGTCATGGACCGCAGGGCATCCGTCCACTCGGTCTCCGCCCGGAACTGGAACTGGCCGACTGTCGAGTCGTCCGTCACTGCCTCGACCGTCTGCTCGAGCTTCGATACGTCAACGCCGTTCATCGTCTTCGTGGTATGCTTCGGCATGCAATACCGTCTACGGGCGACAGGAGCATCGAGGCGTCGCGTGATAGACTTGCATTCGGTGCGCGGGTTGCAGCCACTGCCCGGGTTGCAGTCGACGAAACGCCGTCGCCGCTGCAAGTACCCCCGACGACTGGTAGCGACTCGGACTACGCGGTCGGTTCGAGACCGATCGGCGTCGCTTCGCGTCGATAGGACTCGTACAGCGACGCCGCCCACGCTCGCGCCACCGGGTCCTCGGTGTCGACGAGCACCGCGACCGCCCCGCTGTCGGGGTCGCAGCCGCTGATCGCGACCCTGGTATCGAGGATGCCGACGCCGAACGCGGGCAGAGCGTCGTGCACCGAGACGGTGAGGTCACCGCCCGACAGCCTGTCGGCGAACTGCTCGGGACACGTCTCGTGGATGCGCCCGACGACGCCAGGGGATTCTATCAGCTCCGTCTCCATGCCCGCATCCAGCGCCCGGCAGAACTCGTCCACGCACGGCGCCAGGAGGGACACGTCGAACCCCACGAACCGCAACCGGTCCGTCTCCTCGAGCAGCGAGGCGAACCGATTCACCGGCCCGTAGGGGTCCGCCGCCCTCGCGACCGTCACGACCGCATCCGTGCACATCTCGATCCCGAAACCGTCCGCTTCGTTCGGGAGGAGCCGCCAGACGTCGCGGAGTCGTCGCTCGGTCTCGACCCGGTCGAGCAGCTCCCGGACGCCGACCGCGACGAACGCGCCCGGTTTCGTCGCCTCGTAGTACTTGCCGTTCCTGCGGATCCAGTTCCGGTCCTCGAACGCGCGGAGCGTCCGCCCGATCGTGGACTGGGACACGCCCGTCAGCGACAGCAGGTCCGCTCGGGTCCGCGGTCGCGTGGCCAGCGCGCCGAGCGCATCGACCCGGTGCTCCGACCGCACGAGGAACTCGACGTCGTCGAGCGGTCCGGTCGAAGCACTCGAAAGCATGGGAGACGTACGCACGGAGCCATCATAGCCATTCGGTCGAGTAAGATGGCGCTTTGTACCCACTTGCCGAGTCGCCGCCCGTCGAGGGAGCGGTCCGGGTGCGACCGCCAGTTTCTCAGATTCCACCCTCGAACGTCGCCGCATGGACTCACCGCCGACCGTCGTCCTCACGAACGACGACGGCATCGACGCCCCCGGCATCGCCGCGCTCCACGACGCCCTCCAAACCGTCGCCGACGTGACCGTCGTCGCACCCGTCGACAACCAGAGCGGCGTCGGGCGCGCCGCCGACCGCGAGTTCGCCGTCCGCGAGCACGACCGCGGGTACGCCGTCACCGGCACGCCCGCGGACTGCGTCGCGTACGGCCTGCACGTCGTCGACGACCCCGACTTCGTCGTCGCCGGCGCCAACGACGGCCCGAACGTCGGCGCGGACAACGTCGGCCGCTCCGGGACCGTCGGCGCCGCCGCCGAAGCCGCGTTCCTCGGTCACGCCGGCATCGCCCTCTCCACGTACGACCCCGTCGAAGGCGGCCTCGTCGAGTTCGAGCGGAACGCGTTCGACGCCACCCAGGACGTCGCCCGACGCCTCGTCGACGCCATCGCTCCCGAGACGCTCACCGACGCGGACGCCTACCTCAGCGTGAACGTCCCCACCGAGACGACCGACGACACGCACCTGCGGCTCACCGAACCCGTCCACGACTACTCGCTCCGCGTCGACGAATCAGGCGACGGCTACGCCGTCACCAGCGCGTTCTACGACCCGCTCCGCCCCGACCGCGACGAACGAGTCACCGACCCCGTCGGCACCGACCGGCGCGCGCTCGCCGACGGCGACGTGAGCATCGCCCCGCTCTCGACCACCACGAACACCGTCGACCACGAGCCGTTCCGGTCGCTCGAAGAACGATACTGACCTCCGGCCTCGCCACGGCCGAAACCGGGACCCGGCCTCGCAGGGGCGTTACTCCTCGTCCTCGTCCGCGTCGGCGTCCTCGCTCGCGCCACCGTCCTCGTCCGCGTCGGCGTGTGCGTCCTCCAGCGTACTCCGGAGTTCCGGCACCGTCGACGCCAGGTCCCCGACCTGGTCGTGCGCGTCCTCGATCGTCGCGATCAGGTCCTCGACCGTCTCGATCTCCGCCTCCAGGTCGTCGGCGTCCTCGAACGCGTCCGCGCGCTTCCCCATCACGAATGCCTTCTTCGCGTCCCGGAGGTGGTCCTCGGCGTCGCCGACGTCGAGCGCCGATCGCAGCCCGTTCAGGACGCCGAGGACGTTGTCCGCGTCCGACTCCCAGACCTCGTCCGCCTCCGGGAGCGCCGCTCGCGCCTCGGCGAGCGCCGACTCCACGTCCTCGCGCATCTCCGACGCCATCTCGCCGAACAGTTCGTCGTCGTCGAGACTGGTCTGACTCATGCCGAGAACGACGCCCGCGAAGGGGTTAAGTACCCGCCTGAAAGTGAAAGTGAAATCCCGGCCGAGAGCGCGCCACGACCGCATCTGTGCCGAGTGGACCGATAGAGACGACGCCCCCCGTCGCTCCTCGATCGAGCGCTCGCCGTCGACCCCGACCCATCGCTCCGCGACCGGTCACTCGCGCTCGACGGAGTCGACCTGCATCAGCGGGTAGCCGTCCTGCATCGCCATGCTCGTGTACACCGTCACGCCCTCGTACTCGATCCGCATCGACACGTCCACGAGCGACCCCGTCAACTCCACGTAGTCCGCGCCTGCCTCGGCGATAGCCGCTGCCAGGGCGTCCTCGCGGATCGCGACCTGGACGTCCTCGCAATGGGGCTGGTTCTCGATAGATTCCTCCATCGCTCGCGCGAGGCTGGCCGCGCTCGTCGGCGACACCGGCGTCCCCGCGAACTGGTGGTAGAGCGATCCGAACTTGATCCCCGCCTCGAACGCGGCTTCCTCGCCAGTCGTCGGCTCCTCGACCATACCTCGAATCCGAGGGCGACGCCAAAGGGGATTCGGGTTCGAGCGCCGCGCCGACGCGAACCGCACGCTTCTTGTTCGCGGTCGTCCTGCCACCACACGAATGGACGACCCCGTCCTCCTCACCGGCGCCCGCGGGCACGTCGGCACCGCACTCCTGGACTACGCGGGCGAGGAGTACGACTGGCGGCTGCTCGACCGCGACCCGCCCGCCGACGCCGACGAGTACCCCGGCGAGTTCGTCGTCGCGGACATCACCGACGAGGACGCCGTCCGCGACGCCGTCGCGGGCTGCGGCGCCGTCGTCCACCTCGCGGGCGACCCGCGTAAGACCGCGCCCTGGTCGAGC is part of the Halorubellus sp. JP-L1 genome and harbors:
- a CDS encoding DUF192 domain-containing protein — protein: MDRERWWQLAVLGVIVVLVALVLFQSGAFAVPWATDRDAGAVTVSDAESGASTCVAVEVADTRPERFTGLSEHDSLANGSGMWFVHDSEENVTYVMREMSFPIDIVFVSADGRVTSVASLRAPEAGEDGESIRASGRAKWVLEVPRGYAAANGIDEGDRVDVTYGTTECTA
- a CDS encoding ABC transporter ATP-binding protein, which produces MELDDADDDPFEEQREQAENPMKRLFLEYGAENRLAFVVGLFSSVVARLLDLMPPVILAMALDTTFNPDGDQAFSIWLVPDAWLPTEPGAQLTLSAGIIAVAFLGGAGFHWTRNWGWNSFAQHIQHEVRTDTYDKMQRLNMDFFADKQTGEMMSILSNDVNRLERFLNDGMNSAFRLSVMVLGIAAILFYYNWQLAFVTLVVVPLIGFTTYKFVNIIQPKYADVRSSVGALNSRLENNLGGVQVIKTYNTENFESDRVDDVSQDYYDANWDAINTRIKFFPALRVLAGVGFVVTFFVGGVWVFDTLSGNAGPWFFTGTLSPGEFVAFILLSQRFIWPMAQFGQIINMYQRARASSERIFGLMDEPSQIAEDPDADDLVVDDGEVVYDDVSFGYDEETIVEDISFEVDGGDTLALVGPTGAGKSTVLKLLLRMYDVDEGAIEIDHQDLRDVSIPSLRQHIGYVSQDTFLFYGTVAENITYGSFDADREDVVEAAKMAEAHEFIQKLPEGYDTEVGERGVKLSGGQRQRISIARAILKDPSLLVLDEATSDVDTETEMLIQRSIDDLAEDRTTFAIAHRLSTIKDADQIVVLEDGRIVERGTHDDLISNDGLYAHLWGVQAGEIDELPEEFVERAKNRENRIEVEQDD
- a CDS encoding creatininase family protein yields the protein MDVADATWTDVRDADPDVGVVPVGSTEQHGPHAPLGTDTVAAEAVAAAGVEAYETADDAPVALAPAIPVGVAEEHRAFAGTLWVSPDTFRAYVRDTVESLASHGVDAVVLVNGHGGNVDALREVCARVSRDDVADAAAFTWFDVVNADVPMGHGGGRETALLRHVAPHLVREDRVQQAAEGASTRWGDWVGGVNVANDADAFTANGVVGDPRDGDAELGAAMLDDAASSLADVLRALADRD
- a CDS encoding MFS transporter; protein product: MRRPPALVAKYYAYQATATFGFFWPIFTVFLLSRDLNYTQIALLGSLSAGVGVVGEVPTGYVGDRVGRRNSLLLGAVLRAASVYGLAVVQSFPGFVAVYAVWAVGGAFTSGAGDAWLYDVLAQRLDESAYTRVRGRGGAVNMTVSAATMLGAGALYALDPTLPFWVGGTVNAAGIPVLLAMPRVDRGGSASDQTAGSSDDRLGVREAARVVRAQLLTPPVRSVVVGLALFFGVVGAADTYIQPIAVRRVGLSETALGPFYTGFSLVAAVASYNADRIERALGRTTALVVVPLVVGALLVAPAVLAPVVAMPAFVVMKAGREVVAPVASGYLNDHVNSLGRATVLSAAAMCYGTVRFVLKPLGGVVADALGPVAAVAGLGVLLVATVLVGRGVAALSADADCDADSTSA
- a CDS encoding helix-turn-helix transcriptional regulator; this encodes MVADDGTETGEQSNADAFALVGNEHRAAILRALLSAHADPETPYPTPFAVLRERAGVAVSSQFAYHLDELVGAFVAKTGDGYRLRYAGWKAAAALAAGTYADQPAFGPTGVDGACPHCRASALHASYGDAWLTVACHGCERVLARYPFPPGPAADRLRDDGVDGLLYAFDRRVRSHFALAADGVCPECAGRTTRGLEVVADPDETAPTATRGDGHALEAVADCEQCGNHLAFPVGLLALEDPDVAAALADRGLDPGTTPFWELPVLDDDAVTASGTDPLEATVAVRGFDAADISDAPDVVHVVVTADLDVRVTEDH
- a CDS encoding OsmC family protein; the encoded protein is MNGVDVSKLEQTVEAVTDDSTVGQFQFRAETEWTDALRSMTRIDDFDQAGETIHTRTFEIEGDEPEEILGDRTGPNAVELLLSAIGSCLTVGYAAHAAGMGIELDSLRLELDGDVNLQGFLGISEDVRPGYEHVNCTVYVESDASPEELEELREVVEETSPLLDNVRNGVSVETEQVSL
- a CDS encoding winged helix-turn-helix domain-containing protein, producing the protein MLSSASTGPLDDVEFLVRSEHRVDALGALATRPRTRADLLSLTGVSQSTIGRTLRAFEDRNWIRRNGKYYEATKPGAFVAVGVRELLDRVETERRLRDVWRLLPNEADGFGIEMCTDAVVTVARAADPYGPVNRFASLLEETDRLRFVGFDVSLLAPCVDEFCRALDAGMETELIESPGVVGRIHETCPEQFADRLSGGDLTVSVHDALPAFGVGILDTRVAISGCDPDSGAVAVLVDTEDPVARAWAASLYESYRREATPIGLEPTA
- the surE gene encoding 5'/3'-nucleotidase SurE; protein product: MDSPPTVVLTNDDGIDAPGIAALHDALQTVADVTVVAPVDNQSGVGRAADREFAVREHDRGYAVTGTPADCVAYGLHVVDDPDFVVAGANDGPNVGADNVGRSGTVGAAAEAAFLGHAGIALSTYDPVEGGLVEFERNAFDATQDVARRLVDAIAPETLTDADAYLSVNVPTETTDDTHLRLTEPVHDYSLRVDESGDGYAVTSAFYDPLRPDRDERVTDPVGTDRRALADGDVSIAPLSTTTNTVDHEPFRSLEERY
- a CDS encoding DUF5790 family protein, coding for MSQTSLDDDELFGEMASEMREDVESALAEARAALPEADEVWESDADNVLGVLNGLRSALDVGDAEDHLRDAKKAFVMGKRADAFEDADDLEAEIETVEDLIATIEDAHDQVGDLASTVPELRSTLEDAHADADEDGGASEDADADEDEE
- a CDS encoding dihydroneopterin aldolase family protein translates to MVEEPTTGEEAAFEAGIKFGSLYHQFAGTPVSPTSAASLARAMEESIENQPHCEDVQVAIREDALAAAIAEAGADYVELTGSLVDVSMRIEYEGVTVYTSMAMQDGYPLMQVDSVERE